One segment of Engraulis encrasicolus isolate BLACKSEA-1 chromosome 7, IST_EnEncr_1.0, whole genome shotgun sequence DNA contains the following:
- the zgc:110782 gene encoding aldo-keto reductase Mvan_2161: protein MLSYKHHVVQLNCGGMQMPLLGLGTYKLHGEELHVSVDAALSAGYRAFDTAAVYGNEAELGRALLDLLPQHGLQRSDVFIISKLDPSDNGPRALDGCLRSLDAVGCGGGYIDLFLLHWPGTKGLEPSDPQNATNRKQSWTVLEDFYTGGKFRAIGVSNYTASHLGELLRDCRVPPAVLQMELHPMLCQRELLRMCMDNGVHFQAYSSLGKGALLQEPEVVSVAEACGRTPAQVLLRWALQQGVGVLPRSRDDTRVRENACVFDFELSPQHMQRLSRLDCGRRFIKRDASCVA, encoded by the coding sequence ATGCTCTCCTATAAGCACCATGTTGTCCAGCTGAACTGCGGCGGCATGCAGATGCCACTCCTGGGCCTGGGCACCTACAAGCTCCATGGAGAGGAGCTGCACGTGTCCGTGGACGCGGCCCTGAGCGCCGGCTACCGTGCCTTTGACACGGCTGCAGTGTATGGCAACGAGGCCGAGCTGGGACGAGCTCTCCTTGATCTCCTGCCACAACACGGCCTCCAAAGGTCCGACGTCTTTATCATCAGCAAGCTGGACCCGTCCGACAACGGACCACGGGCGCTGGACGGATGTCTACGCAGTCTGGACGCGGTGGGCTGTGGCGGTGGGTACAtcgacctcttcctcctccattggCCTGGCACGAAGGGCTTGGAACCGTCCGACCCACAAAACGCCACCAACCGGAAGCAGAGCTGGACTGTCCTGGAGGACTTCTACACCGGTGGGAAATTCAGGGCCATAGGCGTGTCCAACTACACCGCCTCACATCTCGGTGAGCTGCTGCGGGACTGCCGTGTGCCCCCTGCTGTTCTCCAGATGGAACTGCACCCCATGCTGTGCCAGCGTGAGCTTCTGCGTATGTGTATGGACAACGGAGTGCACTTCCAGGCATACTCCTCGCTGGGCAAGGGGGCTCTGTTACAGGAGCCAGAGGTGGTGTCCGTGGCGGAGGCCTGCGGGCGTACCCCAGCCCAGGTGCTGCTCAGGTGGGCACTGCAGCAGGGCGTGGGGGTGCTGCCGAGGTCAAGAGATGACACGCGGGTGCGGGAGAATGCCTGCGTGTTTGACTTTGAGCTGAGTCCTCAGCACATGCAGAGGCTCAGTAGGTTGGACTGTGGCAGGAGGTTCATCAAGAGGGACGCCTCATGTGTGGCCTAG
- the bada gene encoding bcl2-associated agonist of cell death isoform X2: MDNNIGSSTDPASRDESALPAEKKTGGKTGFSSPEDSNPNNIIPVGGRVRLYSESQVYTVSRCEEFQDAADGHGGSSSEEGGMGDGGAPFRGRSQSAPAALWAAKRYGRQLRRMSDEFDTWLDRGKRGGMSGMRGWFSFLWSPQEEEGRE; encoded by the exons ATGGACAATAACATCGGCTCCAGTACCGACCCGGCCAGCCGGGATGAAAGTGCGCTTCCTGCAGAAAAGAAGACAGGTGGAAAAACTGGATTCAGTTCCCCAGAAGACAGCAACCCAAACAACATAATACCAG TGGGGGGTCGTGTCCGGCTCTACTCCGAGTCTCAGGTGTACACCGTTAGCCGTTGCGAGGAGTTCCAGGATGCTGCAGACGGTCACGGGGGTTCGTCCTcggaggaggggggcatgggtGACGGCGGGGCCCCGTTCCGAGGGAGGTCCCAGTCGGCCCCGGCGGCCCTCTGGGCAGCCAAGCGCTACGGCCGCCAGCTACGCAGGATGAGCGACGAGTTCGACACCTGGTTGGATAGAGGG AAGCGCGGGGGCATGTCAGGCATGCGGGGATGGTTCTCTTTCCTGTGGAGTCCGCAAGAGGAGGAGGGCCGAGAATGA
- the bada gene encoding bcl2-associated agonist of cell death isoform X3, with protein MDNNIGSSTDPASRDESALPAEKKTGGKTGFSSPEDSNPNNIIPVGGRVRLYSESQVYTVSRCEEFQDAADGHGGSSSEEGGMGDGGAPFRGRSQSAPAALWAAKRYGRQLRRMSDEFDTWLDRGVMQMCEDRRVVGDK; from the exons ATGGACAATAACATCGGCTCCAGTACCGACCCGGCCAGCCGGGATGAAAGTGCGCTTCCTGCAGAAAAGAAGACAGGTGGAAAAACTGGATTCAGTTCCCCAGAAGACAGCAACCCAAACAACATAATACCAG TGGGGGGTCGTGTCCGGCTCTACTCCGAGTCTCAGGTGTACACCGTTAGCCGTTGCGAGGAGTTCCAGGATGCTGCAGACGGTCACGGGGGTTCGTCCTcggaggaggggggcatgggtGACGGCGGGGCCCCGTTCCGAGGGAGGTCCCAGTCGGCCCCGGCGGCCCTCTGGGCAGCCAAGCGCTACGGCCGCCAGCTACGCAGGATGAGCGACGAGTTCGACACCTGGTTGGATAGAGGG GTCATGCAGATGTGTGAGGACAGGCGTGTTGTTGGGGACAAATAg
- the bada gene encoding bcl2-associated agonist of cell death isoform X1, protein MDNNIGSSTDPASRDESALPAEKKTGGKTGFSSPEDSNPNNIIPVGGRVRLYSESQVYTVSRCEEFQDAADGHGGSSSEEGGMGDGGAPFRGRSQSAPAALWAAKRYGRQLRRMSDEFDTWLDRGEQKRGGMSGMRGWFSFLWSPQEEEGRE, encoded by the exons ATGGACAATAACATCGGCTCCAGTACCGACCCGGCCAGCCGGGATGAAAGTGCGCTTCCTGCAGAAAAGAAGACAGGTGGAAAAACTGGATTCAGTTCCCCAGAAGACAGCAACCCAAACAACATAATACCAG TGGGGGGTCGTGTCCGGCTCTACTCCGAGTCTCAGGTGTACACCGTTAGCCGTTGCGAGGAGTTCCAGGATGCTGCAGACGGTCACGGGGGTTCGTCCTcggaggaggggggcatgggtGACGGCGGGGCCCCGTTCCGAGGGAGGTCCCAGTCGGCCCCGGCGGCCCTCTGGGCAGCCAAGCGCTACGGCCGCCAGCTACGCAGGATGAGCGACGAGTTCGACACCTGGTTGGATAGAGGG GAGCAGAAGCGCGGGGGCATGTCAGGCATGCGGGGATGGTTCTCTTTCCTGTGGAGTCCGCAAGAGGAGGAGGGCCGAGAATGA